GCGACCGAGACCGATTTGCGGCACGGTGACCTGATTGAAATTGGCGCGGTGAAACTGCAATTTTGGCTGAGTGAAACGTGTGCCCGCAGTCTGGTGGGCCGTGAATTGCTTACTTGGTTGGCCCTCGCCGGGTTATGCCTGCTGCAGGTGGCCTTGATTTATTGGCTGCTGCGTTAGGATCGAGGCGCGGTCCACAATTCCATATTGCTGTCACATGCCGGAAGAAATTCAACCGCCATTGATCAAATCCGGGGGAGCTATCCCGCATCGGCGCCGACCTCGCTATTCGGGGAAGAATCCCCGGAAGTTTCACGAGAAATACAAGGAACTCAATCCCGAAAAATATCCCGATACGGTGGCTAAAGTCATCGCGTCGGGAAAAACGCCCGCCGGTACGCACCGCCCGATCATGGTGGCGGAAGTGTTGGCCGCTCTGCAACCCGCTCCCGGTCTGCTGGCGGTGGATGTCACGCTTGGATTTGGGGGGCATGCCGCCGAAATTTTGCGGCGGATTTTGCCTGGTGGCCGGCTGATTGGCGTGGATACGGATCCGGTGGAACTGCCGAAGACCGAGAGTCGGTTGCGGACCATGGGATTTGGAGCGGAGTGTCTGAGAGTTTGCGCCTCGAATTATGCCGGGCTGCCGCGCGTGCTGGCAGAGCAGGGGGTGTCTGGAGTGGATCTCCTGCTTGCCGATCTGGGCTGCAGCTCCATGCAGTTGGACGATCCGGCGCGCGGTTTCAGTTTCAAGCTGGATGGTCCATTGGATATGCGCATGAATCCGCAGAAAGGGCAGCCCGCTTCGGCTCTGTTGGCCGCAATTTCGGAATCCAATTTGGCCGCGCTTTTGACGGCCAATGCCGATGAACCGCATGCCGCCCTGATTGCCGCCGCCATTGCACGCGCGCGAACCATTCAGCCTTTAACCACCCTCACACTGGTCACCGTGATCCGGGAGGCGCTCCGGTCGTTGCCAAAGTCGGTACAAGCACAAGCGGGAGATATGCCCGTTCGGCGCGTTTTTCAAGCGCTGCGAATTGCGGTGAACGAGGAGTTTTCGGCCTTGGAAACGTTTCTGCGATTTTTGCCTGGGTGCTTGAATCCGGGCGGACGGGCGGTGGTGTTGACGTTTCACTCTGGCGAAGATCGCCGGGTGAAACTCGCGTTCCAAGCGGGGCGTCGGCAAGGAGTGTATGGGGTTGTGTCCGAGAGTGTGATCCGGGCTTCGCCCGATGAGGTTCACTCCAATCCACGCGCCGCTAGCGCCAAATTACGCTGGGCAATTCGTGCCTGATTTGATCACCGCAGGAAAATCGCTTTCAGCTTTTCATTGGTTGCTTCAAGGTCGCGCAGGAGCGTTTCCCATGACACTTGGAGGTGGGGACGTATGCCAGCAGATGTGCCCTCCAACGCGCCTGTGGTTACGAGTTTCTCGATGATATCGGAGCGTTGCAGATATTTGAATAGGCGATCCGCCTCGGGGCCATGCGGTGCGCCGCGAACAATGGCGACAGTATTGGGAATCAGCAGGGATTCCCCGGTCATGGGCAGTGAGACAATGGGCAGGCCCTCGCGTTGTCCGGCCAAAATGTCGTCTGAGTCGGTAAGCCCAAGATACGCTTCGCCACGGCCAACCAATTTAACCACCACGGAGTTGCCATCCACCAGGAGCGGGCGATTGGCTTGTAACGCCTGGCACCAGTCCAGCCATGCACGTTCGCCCCAGTGTTGGCGCAAGGCATGAAAGTGGGCGGCGGTGGTGCCGTAGAGCGGGTAGGCCAGCGCAATTTTCCCCTGCCAGATGCGGTTCGTGAGCTGAGCCAATGTCACCGTCGTGCGCAGGTTGAGTTTGGTGATCAGGTTGGTATTGGCCACCAGACGGCGGCTGCGAAAACCAAATCCCGCCACCCCTTTCTCCCGAAAGACACCGCGCGCCGCCAACTGGCGGGTACGCATTTCTTCGTTACCCCAAAAAACATCGCAC
This portion of the Verrucomicrobiota bacterium genome encodes:
- a CDS encoding substrate-binding domain-containing protein, with protein sequence MNQGDTIPEWNNNRILFLLAIIGIALGFSACTGGKNGEVVVYAAQDQEYAEPILKQFTKETGIQVKTLFDSEAVKTVGLANRLLAETNRPQCDVFWGNEEMRTRQLAARGVFREKGVAGFGFRSRRLVANTNLITKLNLRTTVTLAQLTNRIWQGKIALAYPLYGTTAAHFHALRQHWGERAWLDWCQALQANRPLLVDGNSVVVKLVGRGEAYLGLTDSDDILAGQREGLPIVSLPMTGESLLIPNTVAIVRGAPHGPEADRLFKYLQRSDIIEKLVTTGALEGTSAGIRPHLQVSWETLLRDLEATNEKLKAIFLR
- the rsmH gene encoding 16S rRNA (cytosine(1402)-N(4))-methyltransferase RsmH, which translates into the protein MPEEIQPPLIKSGGAIPHRRRPRYSGKNPRKFHEKYKELNPEKYPDTVAKVIASGKTPAGTHRPIMVAEVLAALQPAPGLLAVDVTLGFGGHAAEILRRILPGGRLIGVDTDPVELPKTESRLRTMGFGAECLRVCASNYAGLPRVLAEQGVSGVDLLLADLGCSSMQLDDPARGFSFKLDGPLDMRMNPQKGQPASALLAAISESNLAALLTANADEPHAALIAAAIARARTIQPLTTLTLVTVIREALRSLPKSVQAQAGDMPVRRVFQALRIAVNEEFSALETFLRFLPGCLNPGGRAVVLTFHSGEDRRVKLAFQAGRRQGVYGVVSESVIRASPDEVHSNPRAASAKLRWAIRA